One segment of Leucoraja erinacea ecotype New England chromosome 7, Leri_hhj_1, whole genome shotgun sequence DNA contains the following:
- the LOC129698606 gene encoding LOW QUALITY PROTEIN: glycerol-3-phosphate dehydrogenase [NAD(+)], cytoplasmic-like (The sequence of the model RefSeq protein was modified relative to this genomic sequence to represent the inferred CDS: deleted 1 base in 1 codon) → MSDRKKVCIVGSGNWGSAVAAIIGRNVAKSKQFDPIVKMWVFEELLNGRKLTEIINTDHENIKYLPGHKLPENVVAVPDIVEASDGADVFVFVLPHQFIGKICDQLNNKLKPSTIGISLIKGIDEDSCGLKFISHIIHEKLGIEMSVLMGANIANEVADEKFCETTIGSKNLDHGKIFKELMQTPNFRITVVEECDTVEICGALKNIVAVCAGFCDGLGCGDNTKAAVIRLGLMEMLAFAKLFCAGPVTSSTLLESCGVADVVTSSYGGRNRRVAEAFVKTGKSIEILESEMLNGQKLQGPQTSAAVYRVLKKKNLVDQFPLFVAVFQICYEGRPVRDFITCLQNHPEHL, encoded by the exons ATGTCTGACCGCAAGAAGGTGTGCATCGTCGGATCCGGCAACTG GGGCTCTGCTGTTGCTGCAATAATTGGCAGAAATGTTGCAAAGTCAAAGCAATTCGATCCCATTGTCAAAATGTGGGTTTTCGAAGAACTATTGAATGGAAGAAAACTCACCGAAATAATAAACACAGACCACGAGAATATTAAGTACTTACCAGgtcacaagctgccagagaatgtG GTGGCTGTGCCAGATATTGTGGAAGCGTCAGACGGGGCAGATGTATTTGTCTTTGTTTTACCCCATCAGTTTATTGGAAAAATTTGTGATCAATTAAATAATAAGCTGAAGCCAAGTACAATTGGAATCTCGCTGATAAAG GGTATTGACGAAGATTCCTGTGGTCTTAAGTTCATATCACATATAATTCATGAGAAACTTGGTATTGAAATGTCTGTGCTGATGGGTGCCAACATTGCGAACGAAGTGGCAGATGAGAAATTCTGTGAGACAACAATTG GATCCAAAAATCTAGATCATGGAAAGATCTTTAAGGAGCTGATGCAAACTCCAAATTTCAGAATTACTGTGGTAGAGGAATGTGACACAGTGGAAATATGTGGTGCATTGAAG AATATCGTGGCTGTGTGTGCTGGCTTCTGTGATGGCCTTGGCTGTGGTGATAACACT AAAGCTGCTGTCATTCGTTTGGGATTGATGGAAATGTTAGCCTTTGCCAAGTTATTTTGTGCAGGGCCAGTTACATCATCAACCTTGCTGGAGAGTTGTGGAGTAGCAGATGTTGTTACATCTTCTTATGGGGGACGCAACAGAAGAGTCGCAGAAGCCTTTGTGAAAACTGGAAAA TCTATTGAGATATTGGAAAGCGAGATGCTGAATGGACAGAAATTGCAAGGACCTCAGACTTCAGCAGCTGTTTATAGAGTTCTCAAAAAGAAAAACTTGGTTGACCA GTTTCCACTCTTTGTTGCTGTTTTTCAAATCTGTTATGAAGGTAGGCCGGTCAGAGACTTCATCACCTGCTTGCAGAACCACCCAGAACATTTATAA